A window from Thalassophryne amazonica chromosome 15, fThaAma1.1, whole genome shotgun sequence encodes these proteins:
- the LOC117526943 gene encoding protein CutA homolog isoform X1, with product MPVGPSSAETQGGSLKALVVTVLVSVFMFQLLRTVGLRAFSMASETYMSGSHSAAFVTCPNDTVAKELARGIVEKKLAACVNIVPAITSIYEWQGTIEEDSEVLLMIKTRSTKIPALAEYVRSNHPYEVAEVISLPIDQGNPPYLKWIGEAVPE from the exons ATGCCTGTAGGACCATCCAGTGCAGAGACACAAGGTGGATCCTTAAAAGCTTTGGTTGTG ACGGTGCTCGTTAGTGTGTTTATGTTCCAGCTGCTGAGGACTGTTGGACTGAGGGCGTTTTCCATGGCATCTGAGACGTACATGTCGGGTTCACACTCTGCTGCTTTTGTTACCTGCCCCAATGACACTGTGGCTAAAGAGCTGGCCAG GGGTATAGTGGAGAAGAAGTTGGCTGCTTGTGTCAACATTGTGCCAGCAATCACATCTAT ATATGAGTGGCAGGGGACGATTGAAGAGGACAGTGAAGTGCTGCTG ATGATTAAAACAAGAAGCACCAAGATCCCTGCTCTTGCCGAATATGTCCG GTCTAACCATCCTTATGAGGTCGCAGAGGTCATCAGCTTGCCTATTGACCAGGGTAACCCGCCATACCTCAAATGGATCGGGGAGGCTGTTCCTGAGTAA
- the LOC117526943 gene encoding protein CutA homolog isoform X2, giving the protein MPVGPSSAETQGGSLKALVVLLRTVGLRAFSMASETYMSGSHSAAFVTCPNDTVAKELARGIVEKKLAACVNIVPAITSIYEWQGTIEEDSEVLLMIKTRSTKIPALAEYVRSNHPYEVAEVISLPIDQGNPPYLKWIGEAVPE; this is encoded by the exons ATGCCTGTAGGACCATCCAGTGCAGAGACACAAGGTGGATCCTTAAAAGCTTTGGTTGTG CTGCTGAGGACTGTTGGACTGAGGGCGTTTTCCATGGCATCTGAGACGTACATGTCGGGTTCACACTCTGCTGCTTTTGTTACCTGCCCCAATGACACTGTGGCTAAAGAGCTGGCCAG GGGTATAGTGGAGAAGAAGTTGGCTGCTTGTGTCAACATTGTGCCAGCAATCACATCTAT ATATGAGTGGCAGGGGACGATTGAAGAGGACAGTGAAGTGCTGCTG ATGATTAAAACAAGAAGCACCAAGATCCCTGCTCTTGCCGAATATGTCCG GTCTAACCATCCTTATGAGGTCGCAGAGGTCATCAGCTTGCCTATTGACCAGGGTAACCCGCCATACCTCAAATGGATCGGGGAGGCTGTTCCTGAGTAA